Proteins from a single region of Bradysia coprophila strain Holo2 chromosome X unlocalized genomic scaffold, BU_Bcop_v1 contig_416, whole genome shotgun sequence:
- the LOC119069967 gene encoding steroid hormone receptor ERR1 isoform X1, translating into MDCWMQDVVTMMAEGSGLRIKQEIETTCCSPSPSSGSGNQPFVYNTSQSNIEMELKCASAEPHPSPGSPDQQYCSSTTTPIGDMCNDINMDNSKEELVPRRLCLVCGDVASGFHYGVASCEACKAFFKRTIQGNIEYTCPASNECEINKRRRKACQACRFQKCLLMGMLKEGVRLDRVRGGRQKYRRNPSVNPYQFMIPQSTTTAAPTSLEDIKMLETLSISEPEMLSVGVVGMDLMKNNCDDNGDDKSRSTSDVRMDTDAQELLSVLSDIYDKELVNVIGWAKQIPGFIDLPLNDQMKLLQVTWAELLTLQLAHRSIPYNGRLNFAKDFWLDERSAKDCGAVELFNHCVQITQRLERLSARKEEYFLIKALTLSNCDIRLDNLSALRKFRDSILSSLNDCVYLLRHNGAVSHQQQLLLLLPSLRQADHIIRKFWIQVYREGNVNMKKLFVEMLESVSK; encoded by the exons gTCACTATGATGGCTGAGGGCTCTGGATTAAGAATAAAGCAAGAGATAGAAACCACATGCTGTAGTCCGTCTCCATCGTCAGGTAGTGGCAATCAACCATTCGTATACAATACGTCACAATCAAAC ATCGAAATGGAGTTGAAATGCGCTTCAGCTGAACCACACCCCTCTCCGGGATCACCAGATCAACAGTATTGTAGTTCGACAACTACACCGATCGGTGACATGTGCAATGATATTAATATGGATAATTCGAAAGAGGAATTAGTTCCGCGACGATTGTGTTTAGTTTGCGGTGACGTTGCGTCAGGATTTCATTATGGTGTAGCGAGTTGCGAGGCATGCAAAGCATTTTTTAAACGGACAATTCAGG GAAACATTGAGTACACGTGCCCGGCCAGCAACGAATgcgaaataaacaaaaggaGACGAAAAGCGTGTCAGGCATgtcgatttcaaaaatgtctgcTCATGGGTATGCTGAAGGAGGGTGTACGCTTGGACCGAGTACGCGGAGGACGACAGAAATATCGACGAAATCCTTCCGTCAATCCTTACCAGTTTATGATACCGCAATCTACCACAACTGCTGCTCCCACATCGTTGGAAGATATAAAAATGCTGGAAACGCTATCGATTAGTGAACCGGAAATGTTATCGGTTGGCGTAGTTGGAATGGAtcttatgaaaaataattgtgatgACAATGGAGATGATAAATCAAGGTCAACTTCAGACGTTCGTATGGACACTGACGCACAGGAACTGCTCAGTGTTTTAAGTGATATTTATGATAAGGAACTAGTAAATGTTATTGGCTGGGCGAAACAAATACCAG gtTTTATTGATCTGCCTCTTAATGACCAAATGAAGTTGCTACAGGTAACATGGGCAGAACTTTTAACCTTACAGCTAGCACATCGTTCAATTCCGTACAATGGTAGATTGAATTTTGCTAAGGATTTTTGGTTGGACGAACGATCTGCCAAAGATTGCGGTGCAGTAGAGCTGTTTAATCAC TGCGTTCAAATAACTCAACGACTGGAACGGTTGTCTGCTCGTAAAGAGGAATACTTTTTAATAAAAGCTTTAACTTTGTCCAATTGTGACATTCGTCTGGACAATTTGTCAGCACTGCGAAAATTCAGAGATTCAATACTGAGCTCGTTGAACGATTGCGTGTATTTGCTGAG ACATAATGGAGCCGTTTCACATCAGCAACAATTGCTCCTATTACTACCGTCATTGCGTCAGGCTGATCacataattcgaaaattttggatTCAAGTCTATCGGGAGGGTAATGTTAAtatgaaaaaactttttgtcgaAATGTTGGAATCTGTTTCAAAATAA
- the LOC119069967 gene encoding steroid hormone receptor ERR1 isoform X2, with amino-acid sequence MMAEGSGLRIKQEIETTCCSPSPSSGSGNQPFVYNTSQSNIEMELKCASAEPHPSPGSPDQQYCSSTTTPIGDMCNDINMDNSKEELVPRRLCLVCGDVASGFHYGVASCEACKAFFKRTIQGNIEYTCPASNECEINKRRRKACQACRFQKCLLMGMLKEGVRLDRVRGGRQKYRRNPSVNPYQFMIPQSTTTAAPTSLEDIKMLETLSISEPEMLSVGVVGMDLMKNNCDDNGDDKSRSTSDVRMDTDAQELLSVLSDIYDKELVNVIGWAKQIPGFIDLPLNDQMKLLQVTWAELLTLQLAHRSIPYNGRLNFAKDFWLDERSAKDCGAVELFNHCVQITQRLERLSARKEEYFLIKALTLSNCDIRLDNLSALRKFRDSILSSLNDCVYLLRHNGAVSHQQQLLLLLPSLRQADHIIRKFWIQVYREGNVNMKKLFVEMLESVSK; translated from the exons ATGATGGCTGAGGGCTCTGGATTAAGAATAAAGCAAGAGATAGAAACCACATGCTGTAGTCCGTCTCCATCGTCAGGTAGTGGCAATCAACCATTCGTATACAATACGTCACAATCAAAC ATCGAAATGGAGTTGAAATGCGCTTCAGCTGAACCACACCCCTCTCCGGGATCACCAGATCAACAGTATTGTAGTTCGACAACTACACCGATCGGTGACATGTGCAATGATATTAATATGGATAATTCGAAAGAGGAATTAGTTCCGCGACGATTGTGTTTAGTTTGCGGTGACGTTGCGTCAGGATTTCATTATGGTGTAGCGAGTTGCGAGGCATGCAAAGCATTTTTTAAACGGACAATTCAGG GAAACATTGAGTACACGTGCCCGGCCAGCAACGAATgcgaaataaacaaaaggaGACGAAAAGCGTGTCAGGCATgtcgatttcaaaaatgtctgcTCATGGGTATGCTGAAGGAGGGTGTACGCTTGGACCGAGTACGCGGAGGACGACAGAAATATCGACGAAATCCTTCCGTCAATCCTTACCAGTTTATGATACCGCAATCTACCACAACTGCTGCTCCCACATCGTTGGAAGATATAAAAATGCTGGAAACGCTATCGATTAGTGAACCGGAAATGTTATCGGTTGGCGTAGTTGGAATGGAtcttatgaaaaataattgtgatgACAATGGAGATGATAAATCAAGGTCAACTTCAGACGTTCGTATGGACACTGACGCACAGGAACTGCTCAGTGTTTTAAGTGATATTTATGATAAGGAACTAGTAAATGTTATTGGCTGGGCGAAACAAATACCAG gtTTTATTGATCTGCCTCTTAATGACCAAATGAAGTTGCTACAGGTAACATGGGCAGAACTTTTAACCTTACAGCTAGCACATCGTTCAATTCCGTACAATGGTAGATTGAATTTTGCTAAGGATTTTTGGTTGGACGAACGATCTGCCAAAGATTGCGGTGCAGTAGAGCTGTTTAATCAC TGCGTTCAAATAACTCAACGACTGGAACGGTTGTCTGCTCGTAAAGAGGAATACTTTTTAATAAAAGCTTTAACTTTGTCCAATTGTGACATTCGTCTGGACAATTTGTCAGCACTGCGAAAATTCAGAGATTCAATACTGAGCTCGTTGAACGATTGCGTGTATTTGCTGAG ACATAATGGAGCCGTTTCACATCAGCAACAATTGCTCCTATTACTACCGTCATTGCGTCAGGCTGATCacataattcgaaaattttggatTCAAGTCTATCGGGAGGGTAATGTTAAtatgaaaaaactttttgtcgaAATGTTGGAATCTGTTTCAAAATAA